CAGGGTCATTTCCTTGAAGACGTCGAGCAGGTCATCGGTGGAGATTTTTGCCATGGTGTGGGTCCTTCCTAGTTTGGATTTTTGGGTTATTCGGCGTCAGCCGGTGTCTCGGCGGGTGCTTCTGCCTCGGCGGGTGCTTCCGAAGCGGCTGCCTCGGGAGCGGGTTCTGCGGCCGGAGCCGCTGCGGCAGCCGGGTCGGCCGCCTTCTTCTCTTGCAGGGCGGCCGCGAGGCGGGCGAACTGCGAAACCGGCGCGTTGAACAGGCCGGCAGCCTTGGCGAGGTTGCCCTTCATGGCACCGGCCAGCTTGGCCAGCAGCACCTCGCGCGATTCCAGGTCGGCGATCCGCTCGACCTCGGCCACCGTCAGCGGGTGGCCATCCATGTAGCCACCCTTAATTACCAGCGCCTTGTTCTCCTTGGCGAAGGTCTTGATGGCCTTGGCGGCGTCGACCGGTTCGCCGCTGACGAACGCGATGGCCGTCGGGCCCGCGAACAGCTCGTCGAGACCCTCGATCCCGGCTTCGGTCGCTGCCCGCTTGATCAGCGTGTTCTTGGCCACGGTGTAGGTGGCCGAACCCGCCAGCGAGCGGCGCAGCTCGGCCAGGTTGGCGACGGTCAAGCCGCGGTACTCGGTGATGACGGTCGCGGTCGAGGCGCTGAACTGCTCGACAATGTCCGCTACGGCGGTGGCCTTGTCGGCTTTGGCCATGCATAACCTCCTCGTTAGAAGTGTCTTCTGCGCTTCCCCCGAGGAACGACGAACGCCCCGGCGCAGGAAGCGGCACGGGGCGTTGAAATACACCGGCGCGAGCGCCGGCGGTAATGCCTCGTCCTCCTGCGTGGGCCGCCGGGATGTTCCCGGACCTTCAACCGATTGCTCGGTGACCGACGGTCTTCGGTGGATCGGCACCAAGGATAGCGTGACAACAGCCGGTCGGCCAAAACGGCGGATCTCAGGTGACGGCGACGCTCAGCAGAGCAAATGCACCGGCAGCATGTGCAGCGGGCTCCACCCTGTGCAGCGCAACGCGGTTGGCTAGGCCCCCGCGAGCCGGGCCGCGCCGATCAGGCCGGCCTCGCCGCCTAGCTCGGCGGGTACCAACCGCAATCCGGCCAGGAAATCCAGCCCGGCGTAGTCGGCCAGCACCGCGTGCAACGGGTCGAACAACACGCGGCCGGACTTTGCGACTCCTCCCCCGATGACGACGAGGTCCAGGTCGCAGACCGCCGCCACCGAAGCGATCATCGCCGCGAGCCCGGTGGCGCCCCGGCGGAATGCGCGCAGCGCTATCGCATCCCCATCGGCCGCAGCGGCGGCCAGCTCGCGAGCGCCGGCGACAGGCGGCGCCGACCATCCGTTGGCCCGTGCCCAGCGCACCATCCACG
The Mycobacterium sp. 050128 genome window above contains:
- the rplJ gene encoding 50S ribosomal protein L10, which encodes MAKADKATAVADIVEQFSASTATVITEYRGLTVANLAELRRSLAGSATYTVAKNTLIKRAATEAGIEGLDELFAGPTAIAFVSGEPVDAAKAIKTFAKENKALVIKGGYMDGHPLTVAEVERIADLESREVLLAKLAGAMKGNLAKAAGLFNAPVSQFARLAAALQEKKAADPAAAAAPAAEPAPEAAASEAPAEAEAPAETPADAE